A genomic segment from Bryobacteraceae bacterium encodes:
- a CDS encoding YkgJ family cysteine cluster protein, which produces MITDLVQIRRLGEQKRGENEALRKHMKRHGFVERKLRRIAEETTDAIDCTVCANCCRVATTRLQERDVERLARHLRLKPGRFLADYCDESPDEGLILKRTEAGCVFLDGAHCSVYEARPGTCEDFPHLMRGAGSIESRMWEMVDRATYCPIVYNTLEAWKVEVGLGARRK; this is translated from the coding sequence ATGATCACCGACCTTGTCCAAATCCGCCGTCTCGGTGAGCAAAAGCGGGGTGAGAACGAGGCGTTGCGGAAGCACATGAAGCGCCACGGATTCGTGGAGCGCAAGCTGCGCCGCATCGCCGAGGAGACCACCGACGCCATTGACTGCACGGTCTGCGCCAACTGCTGCCGCGTGGCGACTACCCGTCTGCAGGAGCGCGACGTGGAGCGGCTGGCGCGCCATCTCCGCCTGAAGCCCGGGCGGTTTCTGGCCGACTATTGCGACGAGTCGCCGGACGAGGGGCTGATCCTGAAGCGGACGGAGGCGGGGTGTGTCTTCCTCGACGGCGCGCACTGCAGCGTGTATGAGGCAAGGCCCGGAACATGCGAGGACTTTCCGCACCTGATGCGCGGGGCGGGGTCGATCGAGAGCCGGATGTGGGAGATGGTGGACCGCGCCACCTACTGCCCGATCGTCTACAACACGCTCGAGGCATGGAAGGTGGAAGTGGGATTAGGCGCGCGGCGTAAGTAA
- a CDS encoding cytochrome c3 family protein — protein MKVLLLALALLAAPGSGQKLEELCGACHSEPASDFASHPHHEKGLSCDACHGKSEAHREATGHKPPDRIAGPADQPQVCGACHPAARKAYESSKHGKLVLARNARRAAACTTCHGTHALRSAAAMGRQCARCHEALPDSCKSAPVAGGSKLVCANCHDKHTLRAGP, from the coding sequence GTGAAGGTACTCCTGTTGGCCCTGGCGCTTCTGGCGGCGCCGGGCAGCGGGCAGAAGTTGGAAGAATTGTGCGGGGCCTGCCACAGCGAGCCCGCGTCCGACTTCGCGAGCCACCCGCATCACGAGAAGGGCCTTTCCTGCGACGCCTGCCACGGGAAGAGCGAGGCGCACCGCGAGGCGACGGGACACAAGCCGCCGGACCGGATTGCCGGCCCCGCCGATCAGCCGCAGGTTTGCGGAGCGTGTCATCCGGCGGCGCGCAAGGCATACGAGAGCAGCAAGCACGGAAAGCTGGTGCTGGCGCGGAACGCCCGCCGCGCGGCTGCCTGCACAACCTGCCATGGGACGCATGCCCTGCGGTCGGCCGCCGCGATGGGCCGGCAGTGCGCGCGATGTCACGAAGCGCTGCCCGATTCCTGTAAGTCGGCGCCTGTGGCCGGCGGGTCGAAGTTAGTGTGCGCGAACTGTCACGACAAACATACTCTCAGGGCAGGGCCCTGA